The following is a genomic window from Hymenobacter sp. APR13.
GAAAGCCCGCACGGCGTGGGTGTCCTTGTCGGAGGGCTTCACCACGTAGGAATCCACCACCTTGCCGCCCCACAGCACGTTGTCGATGAGCAGGAAACCGCCGGGGCGCACCTGCGGCAGCACCAGCTCGTAGTAGGCGTCGTTGTTGATTTTGTCGGCGTCGATGAACACCAAATCCCAGGTTTCGGTTAGCGTCGGCACCACGTCGGCCGCCCGCCCGATGTGCAGGTGCAGCCGCTCAGTGAGGCCGGCCTCGGCCACGTAGCGCCGGATGCGGCTTTCCAGCTCGGGGTTGAATTCCACGGTGTGCAGCTCGCCATCGGGGGCCAGCCCCTCCGCCAGGCACAGGGCCGCGTAGCCCGTGAAGGTGCCCAGCTCCAGCACCCGCCGGGGCTGCACCATGTGGCTGATCATGCTCAACAGCCGGCCCTGGGCGTGCCCGCTCAGCATACGCGGCATCAGCGTCTGGACGTGGGTTTCGCGGTTAAGGCGCGCCAGCAACGGCGGCTCGGGTGTGGTGTGGTGGTCGGCGTAGCGGAAAAAGT
Proteins encoded in this region:
- a CDS encoding O-methyltransferase — encoded protein: MNSEDFFRYADHHTTPEPPLLARLNRETHVQTLMPRMLSGHAQGRLLSMISHMVQPRRVLELGTFTGYAALCLAEGLAPDGELHTVEFNPELESRIRRYVAEAGLTERLHLHIGRAADVVPTLTETWDLVFIDADKINNDAYYELVLPQVRPGGFLLIDNVLWGGKVVDSYVVKPSDKDTHAVRAFNDKVQADERVENVFLPLRDGLLLVRKR